Within the Deinococcus aerolatus genome, the region CGGCGGCGGCGTTCATGTCGGCCCCGGTGGCGGCGGCGATCAGGCCCGCCGAGTTGATGGCGAAGTCGGGCATGTACACGATGCCGGCCTCCTTGACGGCCTCCTCGCCCCGGCGGGTCAGGGGATGGTGTTCGCCCCCGGCAATCAGGCGGCATTGCAGCCGGGGCACGTCCGTGCTGTGGATGCTGTGGCCGAAGCCGCAGGGCGCGAGAATGTCGCCGGGCACGTCCAGCGCGCTGCCACAGCTCACGACCTCCACGCCGCTCAGCTGATCGGCCAGCGCGTAGGCGCGCTCGGTCCGGTTGTCAGCCACGGTCAATTTGGCGCCCTCGCGGTGCAGGTGGGCGGCCAGTGAGCGGCCCACGGCCCCCACCCCCATGATCACCACCCGCACGCCGCGCATGCTCTCGGCGCCCAGCGCGAAGCGGGCGGCGGCCTTCATACCCCGGTACACGCCGTAGCCGGTGATGGCGCTGGTGTCGGTGTTCATGCCCAGCGTGGCCGGGGTCTCCTGCGCCACAAAGGCGATGTCGGCGGGCGTGACCCCGATGTCCTCGGTCAGCACCGCCCGCGTCGACAGCGGCCGGACCTGCCGCCCCAGCGCCCGGAACAGCGCCTCGCGGGCGTGTGGGTCGTCCACGCCGGCCTCGGGCATCATCAGCACGCAGGCGCCGCCGCCGTAGTTCAGACCGGCCAGCGCCGCCTTCAGGGTCAGGCTCTCGGACAGGGCCAGCGCGCCGCGCACCGCAAGCTCCTCGTCCTGCTCGCGCAGGCGCACGCCTGCGATGGCCGGTCCCAGCACCGTGGAATGCACGGCCAGCGCGGCTTTCAGGCCGCTGGGCGCGTGGTGAAGCAGCGTCAGGCTCTCGTGGCCGCGCGCCTGCATCTCTTCAAGTATCAACATGGCAGCTCCTGTGGCCGGGTCCCGCCTGCCTCACCTTCATGCACGCCTGCGCTGAGGCGTTCGGGGCGGCGGTCGCAGCGACACGGCCCGTAGCCTAGCACCCGTATCCGGGCGCAGTCCGGGCGGCCGGGAGGCTGTGCCATGCCGCCCTGTCTGGAGAGTGGAGAGACCGTGGCACGCGAGGGGGGCCACGTGCAGAACCCCACCCAGCGGGCAGGACTTGAAAGAACGTTGTCAGAGTGGGCGCGGCACTCTGCCACCATGACCTTGCCCGCGTCTGCCTTGCGGTTCCCCCTGGATGGGAACGGGGCAGACGCGCCGCACGGACGCCCATGAGTCTGGAGATGGGCGAGCAAAGGGGGAAAGGAATGGAACAGATTGCTCCGCTCGCCAAGATTCTGGCGGAAGCGAACGGTATTGAGTGGCAGCAGTTGCGGGGGTCCGGCGCGGGCGGCACCATCGTCGAGCAGGACATCCTGAACTACCTGTCACGCATCATGAGCGGCGAGGAAGAGCCGCCGTCCACCCCGGTTGACGAGATGCCCGAGGGCTGGACCGGCGACGAGCAGCTGCCCGCCGGGATGTTCAGCGCAGCTCAGCTCAGCGAGGCCGGGATCGACAGCGACATCGCTGACTTCGTCACGCAGGTCCGCTCGCCGGAGGTGCCCGCCACCCCGGCCGCGCCCAGCCTGAGCCACGACGCCATGGATTTCGAGCTTGACGACGAGATGGATCATCTGGACGCGCCGCTGGCTGCCGAGCCGCAGCCCATCGCCACCAACTGGTCCTTTGCCCCGGCACAGGCCCAGGCCGAACAGCCCCCCTACCAGCCCCCCTACCAGCCCTCCGCCCCGGCCCCCGAACCCGCCTTCCCCAGCCTGAGCGCTCCGGAACCCGTGGCCGCTCCAGAGGTCCATGTTCCGGACGTGCAGGTTCCGGACGTGCACGTGCCTGCCGCCAGCGCCCCTGCAGAGACTGCGGCTGGCGGCCTGAGCGGGCTGCTCTCGCGCCTGTACCGCAAGGACAAGGAGCCCGAGGCCGCGCCCCCCGCCCCGATCCCCGATCTCCAGCCTGCCGCGCCCACCCTGGGCCAGCACGACCTGACCTTTGCCTCCACCCACCAGCCCCCTCAGCCCGACCTCCAACCGGTTGCTGTCAGCGCTCCGGCTGTTGAGCTGGACGCGCCCGCAACGGACGCGCCAGAAATGGACACTCCCGACGTGGCCGCGGCCGAGGTGGACCTTCAGGCTCCAGCCGTCGACGCGCCGGTTATCGAAGCCCCGGCCATTGAGGTCCCGGCCCTCGAAGCGCCCGTGGCCGAACTGCCCGCTTCCGAGCAGGTCTACGCCGCCGAACTGGCCGAGCCGGAACTGCTGGCCCCCGAACCCCAGGCCTCTGAATCCCAGGCCCCCGCACTGGAAGCCCCGGAAGTGAAAGCCGCCGTGGTTCCCGGCTCCGTGGCCGCCAGCCCGGCCATGCCTGCCGCCGCCGTATGGTTCGGCACCTATCTGCGCCGCGACGCCCGGATGGGCGCGGCCCAGGAGCTGTGCGCGCAACTGTCCGAGGCGCTGGACCAGAACGTCTCGCTGGCGTTCCTGGTGGCCCGCGCCGCCCGGCACCACGCCGACGCGCTGGGACTGGACCTGGGCAGCGTGGCCCTGTACGGCGCCGACGGCCAGGATCAGCCCATCACAGGCGCGGCCCTGCGTGAGGCCCTGAAGGCCCCGCACGCCGCCCAGGACAGCGCCCCTGACCTGCTGGTCACCGACGCCGGAGCGCTGGACGTGGATGAGCTGCACTTCCCCCACACCCTGACCCTCAGCGTGGGCCGCGTTCAGGATGGCCGCTCCGCCCTGAGCCTCAACGGTGACGTGGATCCCACCCAGGGCGCACAGTTCCTGGCCCGCGTGGCCGGAGCCCTGGAAAAACCCATCGCCCTGGTGCTGTAAGCCCCCAAGGCACAGGCGTTCGAGGCCCATCCCTGACCGGTGTCGGGGGTGGACCCGTTCTTGTGGTGTCGTTCAGCGCGTCTGACGCGAGAACCGGGTCAGGCTGAGCGGAGCAGTTCAGGTGCTGCGGCCGGGCTGCGATTTGGCCGGGGCGGCCCACGCAGCGGCCCGGCGCTACGGAAACGGCGCTTTGCCCTCGACCCAGCCCCCCTGCGGTCCCCCGGCCCAGTGCCATTCGCCGCCGCTGGGTCGGCGGGAGACCGCGGCCCTAACGGCGTTCAGCGGCACGCGGCGCGCGAAGCGGGTGCGGGCATGCCAGCCTGCCAGAAACCCGGTGGTCAGCGCTGCGGCCGGGTCAGCGGGCCGCAGGCCGCGCAGGGCGGCCCAGGCCCGGTTGACCGCCAGATCGAACAGGGCGTCCGGTGCGGCGGCAGCCGTCTGCTCGCCGCGTGGGCTGGCCTCGGTCAGGAAGGGGCGTTGCTCGGCCATGACCGGCCGCTACGCCAGGCGGACAGGGTTCGCCAGCGCGGCGATCTGTCCGGCGTGCCACGCGGTGTGGCGGGCATTCAGGCGCAGCGCCTCGGCCACGGTCATGTCCCCGTCGCTGAAGGTCAGGCGGGTGTGCAGCGCCTCCTCGCTCAGGGCGCGGGCGGCGTCCACCTCCCAGGCCATCAGGCGGGTCAGGCCGGCCGCGTCGTCGGGGGCGGGGGCGCCGGTGGCGGCGGCAATCTGCGCCCAGCAGTCGCGCTTGGTGGCGGTCAGGTGGCTGGTCAGCCAGCCCACGCGCGGGTGCGGCTGGCCGTCGATCAGGGCCAGGGCCGCCCGCACGCTTTCCCAGGGGGCGTGGTTGGCCTCGTCCAGCAGGGCGGCCAGATCGTTGGCGCAGAAGGTCATGCCCGCCCCGGTGGGCGCAGCACGAACGCCTCGCCGTCGCGGGTCAGGCGGCCCAGTTCCAGCATCCGGGCCGTCACGGCGCGGGCCTGGGCCTCGTCCAGCGGGCTGCTCTCGGCCAGGTCCTCCAGGGTGAACGCGCCGCCCTTGCGCCAGGCCAGGCGGTAGACCATGCGCTCCTGCACGTCGGGGCGGCCCTGCTGCGTCTGCTTACGCCCGAAGACGCGCCACACCGCGTAGCCTGCCGCCAGCCCGATCAGCAGCGCCAGCGGAATCAGGCGGGCGGCCTGCGCCGGGTCACCCACCTGCGCCCCCAGGGTCCGCAGCGCGTCCTGCGCCGCCGCCACCGCTCCGGCGTCCGCGCCGCCCTCGGTCAGCCGGCGCAGCGCTCCCCTGGCCCGCAGGTAGCCCATGACCCCGCCCAGATCGCCGCGCACGAAGACGACGCTGTAGGTCACCAGCGTTGCCGCCAGCCCTGTCAGGATGGAAAGAACCAGCCGTAATCCGTTCACAGGCCCATGCTAGGCCAAAAGGGTCAGGACAATGGTGCGTGGAGGAGAAAAGTCAGGTCTCAGAGAGATCGGTCTGGCGCGTAGAGGCCCACCTGGGCCGCCACCCCCAGCGACAGCGTGAGCCGCCCGCCTGCCGTTTCCCCGCTTGAAGGCAGCAGCTCGGCGCTGAGGGTGCCCAGCGCGGCGTCCACGCTCAGAATGCGCAGCCGCACGCCGGGGGTCAGGCCCGCCTGCACCAGGGCGCGCAGCTGCGCCGCGTCGGTGTCGGGCACCCGTGAGACTGTGCCGGTATCTCCGGCTGCCAGCTGTGACAGGCGGCGCTCGGCGCGTTCAGGCACCTCGCCCTCCAGCGTGGGAATGGGGTCGCCGTGCGGGTCGTGGGTGGGATCGCCCAGCCACGCGGCGATGCGGGCTTCGAGCCGCTCGCTCAGGGCGTGTTCCAGCCGCTCGGCTTCCTCATGGACCTCGTCCAGCGGCACGCCCAGCGCGCGGTGCAGAAACAGCTCCAGCAGGCGGTGGTGCCTCAGCACCTCCAGCGCCACCCGCTCGCCCTCGGCGGTCAGGGCCGCGCCCTGGTACGGCGCGTGCGACACCAGCCCCTGCTCGGTGAGCTTGCGCAGCATGCCGGTCACGCTGGCCGGGGCCACCTCCAGCGCGTCGGCCAGCGCCTGGGTGCTGACCTTGCCCGGCCCGCCGGCGGCGCGTTCGGCCTGCGCCCGGTCCGACTGGCCCAGCACGTACAGCTGCTTGAGGTAATCCTCGGCGGAGCGCGAGAGGGGAGTCCGGGCCGTCATGCGGCTAGTCTAGAACACGCCCACCCGGACCGGTGCCGGCCCCTGACCGCGCCGGCGTGCCGGACATCCGGGAACTTTCCGCCCCTTCGCGTCCTCCAAGGGACGAGGTGAGCTTGAGTGACCCCCCGGCCTCCAACCCAACCCCCTTCCGCGTGTCGGCCCCCGACGCGCCGGAAGTCTCCGGATCGCACTCTGCTGATCGGCACCCGGCCCACTTGGACCCCAGTGATCTGGAACTGGCCCGCCAGGCTGTGCGCGACGAGGCGGCCTTCGAGATGCTGGTGAGACGGCACGCCGCCGGGGTCTACCGTCTGGCCGCCGGTCTGGTGGGTCCGGGCGCGGCGGACGACGTGGTGCAGGACGTCTTTATCGCCGTTCACCGGGGGCTGAGAGGCTTCCGGGGCCAGGCGGCGTTCAGCACCTGGCTGCACCGCATCACGCTGAACGCCTGCCACAAGGCGCTCCGGGGCAAGGGTCACCCCACCGTGTCGCTGGAGGGCGGCCCCGAACCCGCTGCCCCCCACGATCCCGTCCGCGCCGGCGAGCAGGCTGACCTGCGGGCGCGGCTGGCCCAGGCCCTGCAGACCCTGCCGCAGGACCAGCGCGAGGCGGTCTCGCTGCGCGAACTGTCGGGGCTGGACTACGCCGAGATCGCCGCCATCACCGGGGCCGAACTGGGCACCGTCAAGAGCCGCATCAACCGGGGCCGCGCCGCGCTGCGGGCCTACCTGACCCGGGCCGGAATCAGACCGTGACGGCCCGCCCGGCACCGTTGCTGCCGCTTCTCACCCGCCAGAGGATTTGCCCATGAATGAACACGACCTCGATGCCCTATTGGCCCAGGCCCGCGCCCCGGCGCCCGCCGATGAGGGGGCCGCCGAACGGTTTCTGGACGGCCACCGCGCCCGGCGCTCGCGCCAGCGCCGAATGCGGGCAGGCACGCTGGCCACGCTGCTGGCCGCGGCCGCGGCGGTGGCCGGGCTGACCGTGCTGCGGCCTGCGCCGGAACTGCCGCCCAGCGCGGCGTACCAGGCGTACCAGAGCGCGTGGGGGGACGGCTGGTGAGCGGCGTGTGGCCCAGGGGCCTGCTGCTGGGCCTGCTGGCCCTGTCGGGCGCGGCCGGGGCCTCCGACGCCGACGAGTTGCTGGCCGCGCTGAAGCGGGCACGCATGCTGGAAGCGCGCGGCACGGTAGAGGTGACGGTGCTGTTCCCGCCGCGCGACACGCCCACCCGGACGGCGGCGGCGCTGCCGCGCGTGACGTTTCGCCCGGCCCTGCTGGCACGCAATTTTACCGTCAGGGGCGTGGGGATAGAGGCTGTCGCCAGCCGCCCTGCCGCCCGCTTCGAGCTGATTCCGAAAACCGGGCAGGCCGCCCGCTGGACGCTGTGGATCGATCAGGAATGGAACATTCCGCTGGCGTACCAAGAAAGCTTTCCGGACGGCAGCGTGGCCCGCCGCGCCGCGTTCGTGAAGGTCAATGCCAGACCCGTGGCGGTGCGGGTGACGCTGCCGTCCGCGCCTGACGGCCTGCGCCGCGCGCTGCTCACGGCCCTGCCGGGCCTGCGTCTGCCCGCCGGCATCCAGCCGGTGGAGGTCAGAAGCCGGCCCGGCGGCGGGCTGGAAGTCAGCCTGACCGATGGCCTGAACGTCTTTGCGCTGGTCGTTGCGTCCAGAGCCGTGCGCGCCGCGCCGGGCATCGCCTCGCGCCGGGTGGGGGGCGGGTTCGTGTGGCTGGTGGGCAACCTGCCGCAAGCTGCCCTGGACTCGGCGCTGGCCGGGGTCCGCCGCATGGACACGGCGGGCCTGGGAACTTTCCTGAAGGCCGACGCCTCTAACCCGTAGCCCCACGCCCCTGCAAGGAGAAGACCCGTGAGCCTGACCCCCCATCCCCACAACCTCAGCCCAGCGGACGCCGCGCATTTTCTGCGGCGCACCGCCTACGGCGCCACCGACGCCCAGATTCGCGCCCTGGTGGGTCAACCTGCCCGCACGGTGGCGAGAAATGCCCTGAACTTCGATGCCCGGACGGCCCCCGACAACCCGTTTGACCCGGCGGTGGGGGCCACCCCCGGCGCCATGCTGCAACTGACCCGCGCCGCGTGGCTGTTTGAATTGATGTACGGCCCGCACCCCCTGCGCGAGCGGCTGGCGCTGACCTGGAGCAACCATTTCGTGATCGGCACCGACAAGGTAAAGAACCACCCTGCCCTGGCCGCCTACCTGGGGCTGCTGCGCCGGCACGCGGCAGGAAGCAGTTTCGAGCGCTTCACGCTGGAGGTCTCGCAGACGCCTGCCATGCTGCGGTACCTGGACAACGACAGGAACAAGAAGGGCCGACCCAACGAGAACTTCTCCCGCGAGCTGATGGAACTGTTTACCCTTGGCATAGGCGAGCCCGGCAAGCCCAACTACACCGAACAGGACGTGCGCGAGGGCGCGCGGGCGCTGACCGGCTGGAGTTTCGAGGGCGGCGGCAACGTCAAGAACACCTATCTGAAGCCGGTGAGCGCCAGTTTCAATCCCAGACAGCACGACGACGGCCAGAAGACGTATCTGGGGCAGACCGGCAGGCTGGACTTCGGGGACGTGATTCGCATCGCCGCCACGCACCCGCAGACCGCCGTGTTCGTGTCGCGCAAGCTGCACCGCGCGTTTGTGGCTGACACGCCCGATGAGGCGGCCGTGCAGGGCAGCGCCGAAACCTTCCGCCGCACCGGCGGCAACCTCGGCGCGGTGCTGGAGGAACTGCTGTCCAGCGCCGCCTTTTACGCTCCCCAGCACCGTGCCAGCATCATCCGGGGGCCGGTGGAGTACATGGTGGCCGCAGTACGCACGCTGGGGCAGCCCCGGCTGGAGGCCCGGCAGCTGCTGAACCTGAGCCAGACGGCCGGCAGGATGGGTCAGATTCTGCTGCAGCCCGACACGGTCAAGGGCTGGGACGGCGGGCGCGAGTGGATCAACGACTCCACGCTGTTGACGCGCATGCAGGTGGCCGCCGCGTTGACGCTGGGCGGCACAGCCCCCCCGCCGGGTGCCGTGCCGGGCGACCTGGCGCTGTTCGGCAGCGAGAACGGCCCGGTGCAGGCTGCCCTGAACGGCCTGAACCCCAGACAGCGGCTGTATCTGGCGCTGGTCAGCCCCGAGTTTCAGCTGGCGTGAGCGCGGCAGCGCCGTCCACGCTCTTGTGTCCCCCTTCCGCACCCGAGGTTCCCTATGCCCGACAGACGTGATTTTCTGAAACTTTCGGCCCTGGCCGTGGCCGCCACCACCGGCATGCCCGGCTTTCTGGCCCGCGCGGCGGCCCAGGCGACCGGCGACCGGACGCTGGTGGTGGTTCAACTGACCGGCGGCAACGACGGCCTGAACACCCTGGTGCCCTACAGCAACGGCGCGTACTACGCCGCGCGGCCCAGCATTGCCATTCCAAAAAGGGACGTGCTGACCCTGACGCCCGATCTGGGCATGCACCCCGCCTTAAAGCCGCTGATGGGCCTGTGGGACGCCGGACAGCTGGCCTGGATGGAAAACGTGGGCTACCCCAACCCCAACCGCTCCCACTTCGCCAGCATGGCGATCTGGCACACCGCCGACCCCAGCCAGGCCGGCGCCGACGGCTGGATCGGACGGGTGGCCGAGAAGATCGGCGATCCCTTCTGCGCTTCCAACATCGGCGGCACCACGCCGCTGGCGCTGCGGGCCGACACCTTCAGCCTGCCCAGCATCGAGCGGGTGGACACCTTCGGGGTCAAGCTGCCGCAGGGGCTGGACGGGGCCTTTGACGCCATGCTGAACGCGCCGCGTGTCGGCGAGGCCGACTACCTGCTGCGCGCCACCCGCCAGATGATGAAAAACACCGCGCGCGTGCAGCAGAATGTCAAAAAGTACAGGTCCGGCGCGGCCTATCCGGAAAGCCGCTTCGCCGCGCAGTTGCAGGACGCCGCCCGCCTGATTGCCGCCGGGGTGGGCCAGCGCATCATCTACGTGTCGCTGGGCGGCTTCGACACCCACGCTGGGCAGCGCGCCGAGCAGGACGACCTGCTGGCCACGCTGGCCGCCGGGCTGGCGGCCTTTCACGCCGACATCCAGAAGCAGGGGCTGGCTGACCGGGTGGTGGTCATGGGCTTTTCCGAGTTCGGTCGGCGGGTCGCCGAGAACGCCAGCGCCGGCACCGATCACGGCAAGGGCAGCGTGATGTTCGCGCTGGGCGCGGGCGTGCGCGGCGGTGTCCACGGCAGCAGCCCGGACCTGGAAGACCTGTCGGAAGGCGACATCAAGTACCGCCAGGACTTCCGGGGCGTGTACGCCGAGGGCCTTCAGAAGTGGCTGAGTCTGGACGCCCGCTCGATTCTGGGCGGCGAGTTCACGGGGCCGGGATGGGTGGCCTGAGCCGTCCGGCACTGATCTCCCATCCGGGACTGGGCGTCCGTGTGGTGGGCGGCGGGCTGGCGGCGCTGGTGCTGCTGGCCGCTCCCGTTGCGCTGGCGATGCCCCGCTACCGCGCCCAGGCCATTGTTCAGCTCCATTACGACCAGGGCAACCCGCTGTGGGAGCTGGACCGCCGGGTGATGGCCTGCAGTTTCTGTCACGTCAACGAGGGCGGCGGTGCACCCTGGAATCCCTTTGGCGAGGCCGTCCGCGCAGGCTTCAGGGCCGACGCGGCGGCGGGCCAGCAGGGCAAGTTTGCCGACGTGCTGTACACCGTCCTGAAGGCCGATGCCGATGCGGACGGCGACGGCTACCCGGACGCCCTGGAAGTGTTCGCCCGTACCCTGCCCGGTGACCCGGCGAGCATGCCCGACAAACCACTGGCCGACCTGCAGGCCGAGTTCGCGGCGGCCGGTGGCGTGGCGCAGTACGCGCCCAAAGCGCAGAAGGCCGGAGCGGGCCGCTAACCGCCAGTGGGCGGCACAGGACGTGCGGGGCCGCAGCGCCGGGGGCAAAGTCGTGGAACCTCTTCCACCTTCCGGGGTATCCTGGCCCCCTGATCATGCGAAACCCCACCATTCAGGATGTCGCCCAGCGCGCTGGCGTGGGCGTCGGCACCGTATCACGGGTGCTGAACAACCACGCGGCGGTCAAGCCGGCCAC harbors:
- a CDS encoding Glu/Leu/Phe/Val dehydrogenase family protein, which encodes MLILEEMQARGHESLTLLHHAPSGLKAALAVHSTVLGPAIAGVRLREQDEELAVRGALALSESLTLKAALAGLNYGGGACVLMMPEAGVDDPHAREALFRALGRQVRPLSTRAVLTEDIGVTPADIAFVAQETPATLGMNTDTSAITGYGVYRGMKAAARFALGAESMRGVRVVIMGVGAVGRSLAAHLHREGAKLTVADNRTERAYALADQLSGVEVVSCGSALDVPGDILAPCGFGHSIHSTDVPRLQCRLIAGGEHHPLTRRGEEAVKEAGIVYMPDFAINSAGLIAAATGADMNAAAEQVYQTISRITHVAEQYSKPPNVVARRMAERRIELIGSLGRA
- a CDS encoding E3 binding domain-containing protein; the encoded protein is MEQIAPLAKILAEANGIEWQQLRGSGAGGTIVEQDILNYLSRIMSGEEEPPSTPVDEMPEGWTGDEQLPAGMFSAAQLSEAGIDSDIADFVTQVRSPEVPATPAAPSLSHDAMDFELDDEMDHLDAPLAAEPQPIATNWSFAPAQAQAEQPPYQPPYQPSAPAPEPAFPSLSAPEPVAAPEVHVPDVQVPDVHVPAASAPAETAAGGLSGLLSRLYRKDKEPEAAPPAPIPDLQPAAPTLGQHDLTFASTHQPPQPDLQPVAVSAPAVELDAPATDAPEMDTPDVAAAEVDLQAPAVDAPVIEAPAIEVPALEAPVAELPASEQVYAAELAEPELLAPEPQASESQAPALEAPEVKAAVVPGSVAASPAMPAAAVWFGTYLRRDARMGAAQELCAQLSEALDQNVSLAFLVARAARHHADALGLDLGSVALYGADGQDQPITGAALREALKAPHAAQDSAPDLLVTDAGALDVDELHFPHTLTLSVGRVQDGRSALSLNGDVDPTQGAQFLARVAGALEKPIALVL
- a CDS encoding DinB family protein, with product MTFCANDLAALLDEANHAPWESVRAALALIDGQPHPRVGWLTSHLTATKRDCWAQIAAATGAPAPDDAAGLTRLMAWEVDAARALSEEALHTRLTFSDGDMTVAEALRLNARHTAWHAGQIAALANPVRLA
- a CDS encoding metal-dependent transcriptional regulator; its protein translation is MTARTPLSRSAEDYLKQLYVLGQSDRAQAERAAGGPGKVSTQALADALEVAPASVTGMLRKLTEQGLVSHAPYQGAALTAEGERVALEVLRHHRLLELFLHRALGVPLDEVHEEAERLEHALSERLEARIAAWLGDPTHDPHGDPIPTLEGEVPERAERRLSQLAAGDTGTVSRVPDTDAAQLRALVQAGLTPGVRLRILSVDAALGTLSAELLPSSGETAGGRLTLSLGVAAQVGLYAPDRSL
- a CDS encoding RNA polymerase sigma factor; this encodes MSDPPASNPTPFRVSAPDAPEVSGSHSADRHPAHLDPSDLELARQAVRDEAAFEMLVRRHAAGVYRLAAGLVGPGAADDVVQDVFIAVHRGLRGFRGQAAFSTWLHRITLNACHKALRGKGHPTVSLEGGPEPAAPHDPVRAGEQADLRARLAQALQTLPQDQREAVSLRELSGLDYAEIAAITGAELGTVKSRINRGRAALRAYLTRAGIRP
- a CDS encoding transcriptional regulator, whose protein sequence is MSGVWPRGLLLGLLALSGAAGASDADELLAALKRARMLEARGTVEVTVLFPPRDTPTRTAAALPRVTFRPALLARNFTVRGVGIEAVASRPAARFELIPKTGQAARWTLWIDQEWNIPLAYQESFPDGSVARRAAFVKVNARPVAVRVTLPSAPDGLRRALLTALPGLRLPAGIQPVEVRSRPGGGLEVSLTDGLNVFALVVASRAVRAAPGIASRRVGGGFVWLVGNLPQAALDSALAGVRRMDTAGLGTFLKADASNP
- a CDS encoding DUF1800 domain-containing protein codes for the protein MSLTPHPHNLSPADAAHFLRRTAYGATDAQIRALVGQPARTVARNALNFDARTAPDNPFDPAVGATPGAMLQLTRAAWLFELMYGPHPLRERLALTWSNHFVIGTDKVKNHPALAAYLGLLRRHAAGSSFERFTLEVSQTPAMLRYLDNDRNKKGRPNENFSRELMELFTLGIGEPGKPNYTEQDVREGARALTGWSFEGGGNVKNTYLKPVSASFNPRQHDDGQKTYLGQTGRLDFGDVIRIAATHPQTAVFVSRKLHRAFVADTPDEAAVQGSAETFRRTGGNLGAVLEELLSSAAFYAPQHRASIIRGPVEYMVAAVRTLGQPRLEARQLLNLSQTAGRMGQILLQPDTVKGWDGGREWINDSTLLTRMQVAAALTLGGTAPPPGAVPGDLALFGSENGPVQAALNGLNPRQRLYLALVSPEFQLA
- a CDS encoding DUF1501 domain-containing protein, producing the protein MPDRRDFLKLSALAVAATTGMPGFLARAAAQATGDRTLVVVQLTGGNDGLNTLVPYSNGAYYAARPSIAIPKRDVLTLTPDLGMHPALKPLMGLWDAGQLAWMENVGYPNPNRSHFASMAIWHTADPSQAGADGWIGRVAEKIGDPFCASNIGGTTPLALRADTFSLPSIERVDTFGVKLPQGLDGAFDAMLNAPRVGEADYLLRATRQMMKNTARVQQNVKKYRSGAAYPESRFAAQLQDAARLIAAGVGQRIIYVSLGGFDTHAGQRAEQDDLLATLAAGLAAFHADIQKQGLADRVVVMGFSEFGRRVAENASAGTDHGKGSVMFALGAGVRGGVHGSSPDLEDLSEGDIKYRQDFRGVYAEGLQKWLSLDARSILGGEFTGPGWVA